Proteins encoded within one genomic window of Paracoccus sp. MA:
- a CDS encoding FAD-binding oxidoreductase, whose product MSLQQELKTILDASGWIEGADAASWQRDWLDRYGEAPLGVARPASTAEVADVVRACHAAGVPVVVQGGNTGLCGGAVLGRAGGIILSLSRMATISQPDVASASVEVEAGAVLATLHDALDGSGMMFPMHLGAEGSAQIGGLIGTNAGGSHAFRYGMMADLVLGLEVVLPDGTIWSGLRAVQKDNAGYQLRRLFVGSEGTLGIVTRAVLKLFPAPRQRATAFLALPDEAAAVRFGTRLQAEAGEFLTGLEFFPELGLELAVKHVHGLAYPLETRGGCYLLVEVASGSDKVPLDDILGAVLEWGMAEGLVLDGALAASEAQRAAFWRLREEQPEGQRLEGAQLKHDIAVPPGRIAEFVDRAGALCRALVPDVRINPFGHLADGNIHYNLTPPEGMADFAGQDRELALRLARLATEMGGSFAAEHGLGRAKITLADALRPAAERRLMRAVKAALDPEGTMNPGAVIGN is encoded by the coding sequence ATGAGCCTGCAGCAGGAACTGAAGACGATCCTGGACGCCTCGGGCTGGATCGAGGGCGCGGATGCCGCGTCGTGGCAGCGCGACTGGCTGGATCGCTATGGCGAGGCGCCGCTGGGGGTGGCTCGTCCCGCCTCGACCGCCGAGGTCGCCGATGTGGTCCGGGCCTGCCATGCCGCCGGCGTCCCGGTGGTGGTGCAGGGGGGCAATACCGGGCTGTGCGGCGGCGCGGTGCTGGGGCGAGCAGGGGGCATCATCCTGTCGCTGTCGCGGATGGCCACGATTTCGCAACCGGACGTCGCCAGCGCCTCGGTCGAGGTCGAGGCGGGGGCGGTGTTGGCCACCCTGCACGACGCGCTGGATGGATCGGGGATGATGTTTCCCATGCATCTGGGCGCCGAGGGATCGGCCCAGATCGGCGGGCTGATCGGCACCAATGCCGGCGGCAGCCATGCGTTCCGCTATGGCATGATGGCCGATCTGGTTCTGGGGCTGGAGGTCGTCCTGCCCGACGGCACGATCTGGAGCGGCCTTCGCGCGGTGCAAAAGGACAATGCGGGCTATCAGTTGCGCCGCCTGTTCGTGGGCTCGGAGGGGACGCTGGGGATCGTGACCCGCGCGGTGCTGAAACTGTTCCCCGCGCCGCGTCAGCGGGCCACGGCGTTTCTCGCCTTGCCCGATGAAGCGGCGGCGGTGCGCTTCGGGACGCGGTTGCAGGCAGAGGCGGGCGAGTTCCTGACCGGTCTGGAATTTTTCCCGGAACTTGGCCTGGAGCTTGCCGTGAAGCATGTCCATGGGCTGGCCTATCCGCTGGAGACGCGGGGCGGCTGCTATCTGCTGGTCGAGGTCGCGAGCGGCTCGGACAAGGTGCCCTTGGACGATATTCTGGGCGCCGTTCTGGAATGGGGCATGGCGGAGGGGCTTGTCCTCGATGGCGCCCTGGCCGCGTCCGAGGCGCAGCGCGCGGCTTTCTGGCGCCTGCGCGAGGAACAGCCCGAGGGCCAGCGGCTGGAGGGGGCGCAGCTGAAGCATGACATCGCGGTTCCGCCGGGCCGGATCGCCGAATTCGTGGACCGTGCGGGCGCGCTTTGCCGGGCGCTGGTTCCCGATGTGCGGATCAACCCCTTCGGCCATCTGGCGGATGGCAACATCCATTACAACCTGACGCCCCCCGAAGGGATGGCGGATTTCGCCGGTCAGGACCGTGAGCTTGCGCTGCGGCTGGCGCGGCTTGCGACCGAGATGGGCGGTAGCTTTGCCGCCGAACACGGTCTGGGCCGGGCGAAGATCACGCTGGCCGACGCCCTCCGCCCCGCCGCCGAACGCAGGCTGATGCGGGCGGTCAAGGCGGCGCTGGACCCCGAGGGCACGATGAATCCCGGCGCGGTGATCGGCAACTAA
- a CDS encoding thiamine pyrophosphate-dependent enzyme, whose translation MRNGGQLLVESLVALGAEKGFGVPGESYLAVLDALHDTQGKLDFVLCRNEGGAAFMAAAWGKLTGQPGLCFVTRGPGVTNASIGVHTAMQDSAPMILFVGQVATSMKGREAFQEIDYRAVFGTIAKWAVEIDDVGRIPEILARAWTTALTGRPGPVVIALPEDMLTSLTDAAPLAGPARITEPAPTAEALAEALAMLEGAARPLILLGGCNWTEAGQKALQAFAEKSDIPVVAAFRYQDQFDNFSPVYAGEAGVGMPAHVRKLILDADVILAINVRFGEMTTDGYTLLNVPVPVQKLIHVHASDREIGKIYQPTLGIQAGPNAFAAALRPVKGNWAAWRANGRKAYEDGFEAPAQPSPVDMVLATAHLREVLPEDAILTNGAGNFTVWPNKFYKFGPKARLLAPQSGAMGYGVPAAVAAKVAFPERTVVCFAGDGDFQMNCQELGTAMQAGAQPIILVLNNGIYGTIRAHQERNYPGRVSGTTMENPDFVMLAQAYGYHAERVGATEDFPAAFARARASRSGALLELNISPEALTPRQTLSQMREAALKAKETA comes from the coding sequence ATGCGCAACGGAGGTCAGCTTCTGGTTGAAAGCCTGGTCGCGCTTGGCGCGGAAAAGGGTTTCGGCGTTCCAGGGGAAAGCTATCTTGCGGTGCTGGATGCGCTGCACGATACGCAAGGCAAGCTTGATTTCGTGCTGTGCCGGAACGAGGGCGGTGCGGCCTTCATGGCGGCGGCCTGGGGCAAGCTGACCGGCCAGCCGGGCCTGTGCTTCGTGACGCGCGGGCCGGGCGTCACCAATGCCTCGATCGGCGTGCATACCGCGATGCAGGATTCGGCGCCGATGATCCTGTTCGTGGGCCAGGTGGCGACCTCCATGAAGGGCCGCGAGGCGTTCCAGGAGATCGACTATCGCGCCGTTTTCGGCACGATTGCGAAATGGGCGGTCGAGATCGACGATGTCGGGCGCATCCCCGAGATCCTCGCCCGCGCATGGACCACGGCGCTGACCGGCCGTCCCGGCCCGGTGGTGATCGCGCTGCCCGAGGACATGCTGACCAGCCTGACCGACGCCGCGCCGCTGGCCGGTCCCGCGCGCATCACCGAGCCGGCCCCGACCGCCGAAGCCCTGGCCGAGGCGCTGGCGATGCTGGAAGGGGCGGCACGCCCCCTGATCCTGCTGGGCGGCTGCAACTGGACCGAAGCCGGGCAGAAAGCATTGCAGGCTTTCGCCGAGAAGAGCGACATCCCGGTCGTCGCCGCTTTCCGCTATCAGGACCAGTTCGACAATTTCTCGCCGGTCTATGCCGGCGAGGCGGGGGTCGGCATGCCTGCTCACGTGCGCAAGCTGATCCTTGATGCCGATGTGATCCTGGCGATCAATGTCCGTTTCGGTGAGATGACGACGGATGGCTACACGCTGCTGAACGTGCCAGTCCCGGTCCAGAAACTGATCCATGTTCATGCCTCGGATCGCGAGATCGGCAAGATCTATCAGCCGACGCTTGGCATTCAGGCGGGGCCGAATGCCTTCGCCGCCGCCCTGCGCCCGGTAAAGGGCAACTGGGCCGCGTGGCGCGCGAATGGTCGCAAGGCCTACGAGGACGGTTTCGAGGCGCCCGCCCAGCCCTCGCCCGTGGATATGGTCCTGGCTACCGCGCATCTGCGCGAGGTGCTGCCCGAGGATGCGATCCTGACCAATGGCGCGGGCAACTTCACCGTCTGGCCGAACAAGTTCTACAAGTTCGGGCCCAAGGCGCGGCTGCTGGCGCCGCAATCCGGGGCGATGGGCTACGGCGTTCCTGCGGCGGTCGCCGCCAAGGTCGCCTTCCCCGAGCGCACCGTGGTCTGCTTCGCCGGCGACGGCGATTTCCAGATGAACTGCCAGGAGCTTGGCACCGCCATGCAGGCCGGCGCGCAGCCGATCATCCTGGTGCTGAACAACGGCATCTACGGCACCATCCGCGCCCATCAGGAGCGCAACTATCCCGGCCGCGTCTCGGGCACGACGATGGAGAATCCCGATTTCGTCATGCTGGCGCAGGCCTACGGCTACCACGCCGAACGGGTCGGGGCGACCGAGGACTTCCCGGCGGCCTTTGCCCGTGCCCGCGCCTCGCGCAGCGGTGCGCTGCTGGAGCTGAACATTTCGCCCGAGGCGCTGACCCCGCGCCAAACCCTGTCACAGATGCGCGAAGCCGCGCTGAAAGCAAAGGAAACCGCATGA
- a CDS encoding hydantoinase/oxoprolinase family protein — protein MSAARQQIRLGADIGGTFTDIALDCRGTMFSTKVLTNYSAPEQAILDGIEIVTRDAGISPADLDIVIHGTTLATNALIERRGVRTALVTTEGFRDVIEMRTENRFEQYDLNLKLPTPLIPREDRFTVKGRIGAQGQELQPLDEAALEEIADRIAAEGFGAVAIGFIHSYMNPAHERRAREIIAAKVNVPISISAEVSPQMREFERFNTVCANAYVRPQMADYLARLQVRLKEMGADCPVFMIHSGGGLISVETAAEFPVRLVESGPAGGAIFAADVAQRFGLETVVSYDMGGTTAKICLIEDFQPKTARTFEVARTYRFCKGSGMPISIPVIEMIEIGAGGGSIAWVDAMGRIQTGPESAASEPGPACYQRGGKRPAITDADLVLGKLDPDNFAGGAIRLSVANAEGAIARDVGDRLNLPAEAAAFGIVEVVDENMANAARVHAVENGKNISDNIMIAFGGAAPLHAARLCEKLGIDECLIPPGAGVGSAIGFLKAPFGYEALASKIVRLSEFDPAQVNALLADLKSTAEGFVRAGTDGTIQREITAFMRYVGQGWEIPVALPDRDFAAGDVESLRDSFRENYARFFGRAIDGLDGLEIEIVTFSVKAQDERRAPERVAITRGEGRPETPVTRAVFDPAQGEMLTTAIVERQSLTPGARVSGPAVIVERETSTVVTSPFDVVMQADGTLLLTRKEIAA, from the coding sequence ATGAGCGCCGCCCGTCAACAGATCCGGTTGGGTGCGGATATCGGCGGCACCTTCACCGACATCGCGCTGGATTGCCGCGGCACGATGTTTTCGACCAAGGTGCTGACGAATTACAGCGCGCCGGAACAGGCCATCCTGGACGGGATCGAGATCGTGACCCGCGACGCCGGCATCTCGCCCGCTGACCTGGACATCGTGATCCACGGCACCACGCTGGCGACCAATGCGCTGATCGAACGGCGCGGCGTCCGCACGGCGCTTGTCACCACCGAGGGTTTCCGCGACGTGATCGAGATGCGGACCGAGAACCGCTTCGAGCAATACGACCTGAACCTGAAGCTGCCCACCCCGCTGATCCCGCGCGAGGACCGTTTCACGGTCAAGGGCCGGATCGGGGCGCAGGGGCAGGAGCTTCAGCCGCTGGACGAGGCCGCGCTGGAAGAGATTGCCGACAGGATCGCCGCCGAGGGCTTCGGCGCCGTCGCCATCGGCTTCATCCATTCCTACATGAATCCGGCGCATGAACGCCGCGCCCGCGAAATCATCGCGGCCAAGGTCAATGTGCCGATCTCGATCTCCGCCGAGGTCTCGCCGCAGATGCGCGAGTTCGAGCGGTTCAACACCGTCTGCGCCAATGCCTATGTGCGGCCGCAGATGGCGGATTACCTGGCCCGGCTTCAGGTCCGGCTGAAGGAGATGGGGGCCGATTGCCCGGTCTTCATGATCCACTCCGGCGGTGGGCTGATCTCGGTCGAGACGGCGGCCGAATTTCCCGTGCGCCTGGTCGAATCCGGCCCGGCGGGCGGCGCGATCTTTGCCGCCGACGTGGCGCAGCGGTTCGGGCTGGAGACCGTGGTCAGCTACGACATGGGCGGCACCACTGCCAAGATCTGCCTGATCGAGGATTTCCAGCCCAAGACCGCCCGAACCTTCGAGGTCGCCCGCACCTATCGCTTCTGCAAGGGCTCGGGCATGCCGATCTCGATCCCGGTGATCGAGATGATCGAGATCGGGGCGGGGGGCGGCTCCATCGCTTGGGTCGATGCCATGGGCCGTATCCAGACCGGCCCGGAATCGGCGGCATCCGAACCCGGTCCTGCCTGCTATCAGCGCGGTGGCAAGCGCCCGGCGATCACCGATGCCGACCTGGTTCTGGGCAAGCTCGATCCCGACAATTTCGCCGGCGGCGCGATCAGGCTGTCGGTGGCGAATGCCGAAGGCGCCATCGCGCGCGACGTGGGCGACAGGCTGAACCTGCCCGCCGAGGCTGCCGCCTTCGGCATCGTCGAGGTGGTGGACGAGAACATGGCCAATGCCGCCCGCGTCCATGCGGTCGAGAACGGCAAGAACATCAGCGACAACATCATGATCGCCTTCGGCGGCGCCGCTCCGCTGCATGCCGCGCGGCTGTGCGAGAAGCTGGGGATCGACGAATGCCTGATCCCGCCGGGCGCGGGCGTGGGTTCGGCCATCGGCTTCCTGAAGGCACCGTTCGGTTATGAGGCGCTGGCCTCGAAGATCGTGCGCCTGTCCGAATTCGATCCCGCGCAGGTCAATGCCTTGCTGGCCGATCTGAAGAGCACCGCCGAGGGCTTCGTCCGCGCCGGGACCGATGGCACGATCCAGCGCGAGATCACCGCCTTCATGCGCTATGTCGGCCAGGGCTGGGAAATCCCGGTCGCGCTGCCCGACCGCGATTTCGCCGCCGGGGATGTCGAAAGCCTGCGCGACAGCTTCCGCGAGAACTACGCCCGCTTCTTCGGTCGCGCCATCGACGGGCTGGACGGGCTGGAGATCGAGATCGTCACCTTCTCGGTCAAGGCGCAGGACGAACGCCGCGCGCCCGAGCGGGTGGCGATCACCCGCGGCGAGGGCCGGCCGGAGACGCCGGTTACCCGAGCGGTCTTCGACCCGGCGCAGGGCGAAATGCTGACCACCGCCATCGTCGAGCGCCAAAGCCTGACCCCCGGCGCCCGCGTCAGCGGCCCGGCCGTCATCGTCGAACGCGAGACCTCGACCGTCGTCACCTCGCCCTTCGATGTGGTGATGCAGGCCGACGGCACTCTTCTTCTGACCCGCAAGGAGATCGCGGCATGA
- a CDS encoding hydantoinase B/oxoprolinase family protein, which produces MNARTQDATREIRMQVMWNRLISVVEEQAMTLLRTAFSTSVREAGDLSAGVFDPQGRMLAQAVTGTPGHVNTMAEAVLHFIAEIGRDDMFPGDTYVTNDPWKGTGHLHDITMVSPSFRGDELVGFFACTAHVVDVGGRGFGADGKSVYEEGIQIPIMKFAERGEVNRDLIRILRTNVREPNQVVGDFFSLAACNDVGHRRLIAMMEEIGLENLDNLGEFIFSRTRAATLERIRALPRGSWSNELWTDGYDEPVKLAATVSFGEDVVHIDFTGTDGQSRWGINVPLIYTKAYACYALKCVVAPDIPNNWASLELFTVSSPVNILNAERPAPVSLRHVNGHMVPDLVLGAVAKAMPGQILAEGAAALWNIHISARPVAGQEGRRAEILMFNSGGMGARPGLDGLSATAFPSGVMTMPIEATEQTGPITVWRKELRPDSGGDGEYRGGLGQIIEIEAAHGHEFDFSAMFDRVGHAARGRDGGKDGAPGRVALDDGTELRPKGWQHVPAGRRLVLQLPGGGGFGDPARRGADARAEDAFKGYVTEKGK; this is translated from the coding sequence ATGAACGCCAGAACCCAGGATGCGACCCGGGAAATCCGCATGCAGGTCATGTGGAACCGGCTGATCTCGGTGGTCGAGGAACAGGCGATGACGCTGCTGCGCACCGCCTTCTCGACCTCGGTGCGCGAGGCGGGCGACCTTTCGGCCGGCGTTTTCGACCCGCAGGGCCGGATGCTGGCGCAGGCCGTCACCGGAACGCCGGGCCATGTGAACACCATGGCCGAGGCCGTGCTGCATTTCATCGCCGAAATCGGGCGCGACGACATGTTCCCCGGTGACACCTATGTCACCAACGACCCCTGGAAGGGCACCGGGCACCTGCACGACATCACCATGGTCTCGCCGTCGTTCAGGGGTGATGAACTGGTCGGTTTCTTCGCCTGCACGGCCCATGTCGTCGATGTCGGCGGGCGTGGCTTCGGCGCGGACGGCAAGTCGGTCTATGAGGAAGGCATCCAGATCCCGATCATGAAATTCGCCGAACGCGGCGAGGTGAACCGGGATCTGATCCGCATCCTGCGCACCAATGTCCGCGAGCCGAACCAGGTGGTGGGCGATTTCTTCTCGCTGGCGGCGTGCAACGATGTCGGCCACCGTCGGCTGATCGCGATGATGGAAGAGATCGGGCTGGAGAATCTCGACAACCTGGGCGAGTTCATCTTTTCCCGCACCCGCGCCGCCACGCTGGAACGCATTCGCGCGCTTCCCAGGGGAAGCTGGTCGAACGAGCTCTGGACCGATGGCTATGATGAGCCGGTCAAACTGGCCGCGACCGTGAGTTTCGGCGAGGATGTGGTGCATATCGACTTCACCGGCACCGACGGGCAGAGCCGCTGGGGCATCAACGTGCCCCTGATCTATACCAAGGCCTATGCCTGCTATGCGCTGAAATGCGTGGTGGCACCGGATATTCCGAACAACTGGGCCTCGCTGGAGCTGTTCACGGTCTCTTCGCCGGTCAATATCCTGAACGCCGAGCGTCCGGCTCCGGTCAGCCTGCGCCACGTGAACGGCCATATGGTGCCCGATCTGGTGCTGGGTGCGGTCGCCAAGGCCATGCCTGGCCAGATCCTGGCCGAGGGCGCCGCGGCCTTGTGGAATATCCACATCTCCGCCCGCCCGGTCGCCGGGCAGGAAGGGCGCCGCGCGGAAATCCTGATGTTCAACTCGGGCGGCATGGGCGCGCGGCCGGGACTGGACGGGCTTTCGGCGACGGCCTTTCCCTCGGGCGTGATGACCATGCCGATCGAGGCGACCGAGCAGACCGGCCCGATCACCGTCTGGCGCAAGGAATTGCGCCCGGATTCAGGAGGGGACGGCGAGTATCGCGGCGGGTTGGGGCAGATCATCGAGATCGAAGCCGCGCACGGCCATGAGTTCGACTTTTCGGCCATGTTCGACCGGGTGGGCCATGCGGCCAGGGGTCGTGACGGCGGAAAGGACGGCGCGCCGGGCAGGGTTGCGCTGGATGACGGCACGGAATTGAGGCCCAAGGGCTGGCAGCATGTGCCGGCCGGGCGCCGGCTGGTCCTGCAACTGCCCGGCGGCGGCGGTTTCGGCGACCCGGCCCGGCGCGGTGCCGATGCGCGGGCCGAGGATGCCTTCAAGGGCTATGTGACGGAGAAGGGCAAATGA
- a CDS encoding pyridoxal phosphate-dependent aminotransferase has protein sequence MSYVADRLAAVKPSASMAASQAAKALRATGVDVIDLGLGEPDFPTPAHVAQAAHKAALAGETLYTASAGTPALRKAVAEKFRRENGLDYGPDDIVVANGAKQIIFNALMATLNDGDEAILPAPYFVSYPEMVKLLGGVPVIAECPAETGFRLTPEVLEAAITPRTKWLFLNMPGNPSGAVYSRDELRALGAVLAKHPQVLILSDEIYEHIIFDGRAFVSFGAACPELKDRSLIVNGVAKAYAMTGWRVGYAAGPAPLIRAMNTVQSQSVTSVAAPMQAAALAALTGPQDCIARFREAFQRRRDLVVAGIAKIDGLTLPAPEGAFYAYIGCADLIGRRTPKGEVLADDVAVSNYLLAEGHVSSVPGSAYGLAPFFRISTATSDEILTEAIARIARAVAALEPAEVTA, from the coding sequence ATGAGCTATGTGGCAGACCGCCTTGCGGCGGTGAAACCCTCGGCCTCGATGGCCGCCTCGCAGGCGGCCAAGGCGCTGCGGGCGACCGGGGTCGATGTGATCGACCTGGGCTTGGGAGAGCCGGACTTTCCGACACCCGCCCATGTCGCGCAAGCCGCGCACAAGGCGGCGCTGGCGGGCGAGACGCTTTATACCGCCTCGGCCGGCACGCCTGCGCTGCGCAAGGCCGTGGCCGAGAAGTTCCGGCGCGAGAACGGGCTGGATTACGGTCCCGACGACATCGTGGTGGCGAATGGCGCCAAGCAGATCATCTTCAACGCGCTGATGGCGACGCTGAACGACGGCGACGAGGCGATCCTGCCCGCGCCCTATTTCGTCAGCTATCCCGAGATGGTGAAGCTGCTGGGCGGCGTCCCGGTGATTGCCGAATGCCCGGCAGAGACCGGCTTTCGCCTGACGCCGGAGGTGCTGGAGGCTGCCATCACGCCGCGCACGAAATGGCTGTTCCTGAACATGCCCGGCAATCCCTCGGGCGCGGTCTATTCGCGGGACGAGTTGCGTGCGCTCGGCGCGGTGCTGGCGAAGCATCCGCAGGTGCTGATCCTCTCGGACGAGATCTATGAGCACATCATTTTCGACGGGCGCGCATTCGTCAGCTTCGGCGCGGCCTGCCCGGAACTGAAGGACCGCAGCCTGATCGTGAACGGCGTCGCGAAAGCCTATGCCATGACCGGGTGGCGCGTCGGCTATGCCGCCGGTCCCGCGCCGCTGATCAGGGCGATGAACACGGTGCAGAGCCAGAGCGTCACCTCGGTCGCCGCGCCCATGCAGGCCGCGGCGCTGGCGGCGCTCACCGGCCCGCAGGATTGCATCGCCCGGTTCCGCGAGGCTTTCCAGCGCCGCCGCGACCTGGTGGTGGCGGGGATCGCGAAAATCGACGGGTTGACCCTTCCGGCCCCCGAAGGCGCGTTCTATGCCTATATCGGCTGTGCGGACCTGATCGGTCGTCGCACGCCCAAGGGGGAGGTGCTGGCCGATGACGTGGCCGTGTCGAATTATCTGCTGGCCGAGGGTCATGTCAGCTCGGTGCCCGGCTCGGCCTATGGGCTGGCGCCCTTCTTCCGCATCTCGACCGCGACCAGCGACGAGATCCTAACCGAGGCCATAGCACGGATCGCCCGTGCCGTGGCGGCGCTTGAACCAGCCGAGGTAACCGCATGA
- a CDS encoding NAD(P)-dependent oxidoreductase — translation MTAPRFDTILITGAAGRLGSELRRGLAPLARRLRLADVAEIKDIQPNEEVAVFDLADEAAVLKATEGVDAIVHFGGAPLERPWDEILNSNIRGSYHIYEGARKNGVKRVIYASSVHAIGYYRLEDHIDANARQRPDSLYGLSKCFVENLGQLYWDKFGIESVALRIFSSFPEPADRRMLWSWLSFDDCVRLVTASLTAPRVGCTIAFGISDNAVKPVDNRLAGHLGYHPQDNTEGFRAAMEAKTDPADPHAPAVQCLGGWFVDLGHPDDEAAQ, via the coding sequence ATGACTGCCCCACGTTTCGACACCATCCTGATCACCGGGGCCGCCGGCCGTCTGGGCAGCGAATTGCGTCGCGGCCTCGCGCCGCTGGCACGCAGGTTGCGCCTTGCGGACGTGGCGGAGATCAAGGACATCCAGCCCAACGAAGAGGTTGCCGTTTTCGACCTGGCCGACGAGGCCGCGGTGCTGAAGGCGACCGAGGGCGTCGATGCCATCGTCCATTTCGGCGGCGCGCCGCTGGAGCGCCCCTGGGACGAGATCCTGAATTCCAATATCCGCGGCAGCTACCACATCTATGAAGGTGCGCGGAAGAATGGCGTCAAAAGAGTGATCTATGCCTCGTCGGTGCATGCCATCGGCTATTACCGGCTGGAGGACCATATCGACGCCAATGCCCGCCAGCGGCCGGACAGCCTTTACGGGCTGTCGAAATGCTTCGTCGAGAATCTGGGCCAGCTCTATTGGGACAAGTTCGGTATCGAGAGCGTTGCCCTGCGCATTTTCTCGTCCTTCCCCGAGCCGGCCGACCGGCGGATGCTGTGGTCCTGGCTTTCCTTCGACGACTGCGTGCGGCTGGTCACGGCCAGCCTGACCGCGCCGCGCGTCGGCTGCACCATCGCCTTCGGCATCTCGGACAATGCGGTGAAGCCGGTGGACAACCGGCTGGCCGGGCATCTGGGCTATCATCCCCAGGACAATACCGAAGGCTTCCGGGCCGCCATGGAAGCCAAAACCGACCCCGCCGATCCCCATGCCCCCGCCGTGCAATGCCTTGGCGGCTGGTTCGTGGACCTGGGCCACCCCGACGACGAGGCAGCGCAATGA
- a CDS encoding FAD-binding oxidoreductase yields the protein MKDSYDVVIVGGAVIGSAVAYFLTANPDFKGSVLVVERDPTYLKAATSLSSSSIRVQFSNPVNVKISQFGSAFIRDFAETMQVAGEPKPDLNFHPGGYLFLANTEDQARTLRENHEVQRACGADVVLWGQEDLARAFPHLNVDDILLASYGQSGEGWFNNTGLMYGFKAKAREQGAEYVTDEVVAIGREGNRVTSVTLKSGAVIHAGTVVNASGPRAALTARMAGLDVPVEPRKRTLFVFDCAKTPEGTAQVNAGRLPLMIDPSGVFCRPEGRFFLTGCAPVEDPAVDWDDFEPRYEEFEEIIWPTLAERSQAFEAIKVVNQWAGHYDFNTLDHNLIVGPHPEVTNFIYANGYSGHGLQQGPAAGRGVSELIVHGGFRTLDLSEVGYERIVENRPFLEKAVI from the coding sequence ATGAAGGACAGCTATGACGTGGTCATCGTCGGCGGCGCCGTCATCGGCTCGGCGGTGGCCTATTTCCTGACCGCGAACCCGGATTTCAAGGGCTCGGTCCTGGTGGTCGAGCGCGACCCCACCTATCTGAAGGCCGCGACCTCGCTGTCGTCCTCGTCGATCCGGGTGCAGTTCTCCAACCCGGTGAACGTGAAGATCAGCCAGTTCGGCAGCGCGTTCATCCGCGACTTCGCCGAGACGATGCAGGTGGCGGGCGAGCCGAAGCCCGACCTGAACTTCCATCCCGGCGGCTATCTGTTCCTGGCCAATACCGAGGACCAGGCGCGCACCCTGCGCGAGAACCACGAGGTCCAGCGGGCCTGCGGCGCCGATGTGGTGCTGTGGGGGCAGGAAGATCTGGCCCGCGCCTTCCCGCATCTGAATGTCGACGACATCCTGCTGGCCTCTTATGGGCAATCGGGCGAAGGCTGGTTCAACAACACCGGCCTGATGTATGGCTTCAAGGCCAAGGCCCGCGAGCAGGGTGCGGAATATGTCACCGACGAGGTGGTGGCGATCGGCCGCGAAGGCAACCGCGTCACCTCGGTCACGCTGAAATCCGGCGCGGTGATCCATGCGGGAACGGTCGTGAATGCCTCGGGTCCGCGTGCGGCGCTGACGGCGCGGATGGCCGGCCTTGACGTGCCGGTCGAGCCGCGAAAACGCACCCTGTTCGTCTTCGATTGTGCGAAGACCCCCGAGGGCACGGCCCAGGTGAACGCAGGCCGCCTGCCGCTGATGATCGACCCCTCGGGTGTCTTCTGTCGCCCCGAGGGCCGGTTCTTCCTGACCGGCTGTGCGCCGGTCGAGGATCCGGCGGTGGACTGGGACGACTTCGAGCCGCGCTACGAGGAATTCGAAGAGATCATCTGGCCGACGCTCGCCGAACGCTCGCAAGCCTTCGAGGCGATCAAGGTGGTGAACCAATGGGCGGGTCACTATGATTTCAACACCCTGGACCACAACCTGATCGTCGGACCGCACCCGGAAGTGACGAATTTCATTTACGCCAACGGCTATTCCGGGCATGGCTTGCAGCAGGGGCCCGCAGCGGGTCGCGGCGTGTCCGAGCTGATCGTCCACGGTGGCTTCCGCACGCTCGACCTGTCCGAAGTCGGCTATGAGCGCATCGTCGAAAACCGGCCCTTCCTGGAAAAGGCGGTCATCTGA